ATGCGCGAGCCCCCGAACGCCATCGCGAGCAGCGCCGCATCCACCTCGTCGGGGTCGTCGCGGATCAGCCGGTAGTCCGCGACCGTGTGGCCGCCGGCTGCGATCGCCTCCTTGAGCCAGGCGCCGTTCGTGTCGGTTTCCTCCGTCCGCGAATCGCTCACCGTCACGATCCCAACGGGCACCGGCCCCCGATCGTCCGCCAGCCGGTGGTGCCGCTCGCTGCTTTCCGTCGTCATCGTCAGAGTCCGTTCAGGTCCGTCGTCACGTTCGCGCGTCCGCTGGTGCGCTGGCAATCGGGGCGCCACCGCATCCGCATCCAGACACGGCGAACGTTGCGGCGCGTTCGGGGGGCGGTAGATTGAGGGCACCTCCCACCCTCCGCCGCCGCGCCGCACCCACGCGCAGGATGAAAGCGATCTGCAGGTGACCGCCGGCCCCGAGCCCGCTACTCCGCCATCGCCGCGCCGCCGGCGCGGGGGGCGGTGGAAGAAGGTGGTCCTGGCGTCGGTGATGCTGGGCGGCCTGGCCGCGTTCTTCGCGCTGGGCGGGCACCGCTACCTGACGCTGGAGTCGCTCAAGGAGAATCGCGCCACCCTGCTGGCGTACACCCAGCGGCACTTCGTCACCATGCTGCTGCTGGCGTTCGCCGTGTACGTGGTGGCGACGGCGCTCAGCTTTCCCGGCGGCATCCTGATGTCGTTCGCCGTCGGCTTCCTGTTCGGCCGGTGGATCGGCACGGCGCTGGTGGTTGTAGCGGCCAGCATCGGCGCCACGCTGGCCTTTCTCTCCGCCCGCTACCTGTTCGCCGACGCGGTGCGGCGCCGGATGGGTCCGCGGCTGAAGCGGATGGCGCGCCGGTTCGAGGAGGATGGATTCAACTACATTCTCTTCACCCGGCTGGTCCCCGCCTTTCCCTTCTGGCTGATGAACCTGGTGCCCGCGTTCACCCCGGTGAAGGTGCGCACCTTTTTCGCGGCGACGGCGATCGGTATCCTTCCCGGCAGCTTCGTGTTCGTGAACGTGGGCGAGTCGCTGTCGGAGATCGAAAGCGCGAGCGACCTGGTCAGCGGACAGACGCTGATCGCGCTGGGGATGCTCGGTGTGCTGAGCCTGGCGCCCATCGCGTGGAAGCGGCGGCGCACCCGTAAACTCAAGGAAAAGAATGGTTGACCTGGACGACGCCTCCCGCCGCCGCGTGCACCCCGTGGCCCTCGCCGGGCTGATGCTGGCGCTCCTCGCCGCCCTGCTGCTGTTCCTCAGCGGCCCGGGAACGCGGATGGGCTTCTGGCACTTCCGCACGGCGTTCAAGATGATGGGCTGGGCGGCCTACGCCGGCGGCGCGGCGGCGCTGGTCTCCATCGCCGGGCTGGCGCTGGCGCGCGGGCGGGGCCGGGCGCTGGCCGCGGCGGGGCTGGTGATCGGCGCGCTGATGCTGTACCTGCCGTGGAGCTGGCGCAACGAGGCGATGAAGTACCCGGGCATCCACGACATTACCACCGACGTCGCCAACCCGCCCGCGTTCGTGGCCATCGCCCCGCTGCGGAAGGACGCGCCGAACCCCCCCGAGTACGCGGGCGACTCCATCGCGCGGCAGCAGCTCGAGGCGTACCCCGACATCAAGCCGCTGATGCTCGCCATGCCCGTGGACTCGGCGTTCACGCTGGCGCTGGAGACGGTTCGCGACATGGGATGGGAGCTGGTGGATCAGAACCGCCGCGACGGCCGAATCGAGGGCACCGCCACCACGCCGTTCATGGGCTTCAAGGACGACGTGGTGGTGCGCGTCAGCTCCGCCTCGGGCATCTCGCGCGTGGACGTGCGCAGCAAGTCGCGGATCGGCCGCGGCGACGTGGGCGCCAACGCCAGGCGCATCCGCGCGTACCTGGACAAGCTCCGCCAGTCCGATCCCGCGCCGGTGCGGGCGGAGTAGGGCGGGGCCGCGCGTCCCGACGATCCGCATCGCCCTCTTCCGCACCGCCGCGGAAGAGGGTTCGCGTTCACGGCATCCCCGAACCCGTTCGAATCGTGAAACTGGAGCCCGTGGTGCTGCAGGGCCGGCACGTCCGCCTGGTGCCGATGACGCTGGATCACGTTCCTGCCCTGTGGGAGGCGAGCGACCCTGAACTGTGGCGGCTCACGACGTCGCAGGTGCACGCGGAAGACGACATGCGCCGCTACGTGCAGGCGGCGCTCGACGGGCAGGCGCGGGGGACGGCGCTGCCGTTCGTCACCCTGGACGCGGCGGGCGAGCGGGTGATCGGCAGCACGCGCTATGGCAGCATCGAGGCGGCGCACCGGCGCGTGGAGATCGGTTGGACGTGGATATCCTCGCCCTGGCAGCGCACGGCGGTGAACACCGAGGCCAAGTACCTGATGCTGCGCCACGCGTTCGAGACGCTGGGCTGCATTCGCGTGGAGCTGAAGACCGACGTGCTGAACGAGCGGTCGCGCCGCGCCATCCTGCGCATCGGCGCGCGTGAGGAGGGGATCTTGCGGAAACACGCCATCACCGAGGCCGGCCGCATCCGCGACACGGTCTACTTTGGCATCGTGGACGATGAGTGGCCGTCGGTGAAGGCGCGCCTGGAAGCCATGCTCTGACGGCGTGCCGGTACGTCGATCCGCGCCGCACCACCCTCAGCACTTTCGCAGATGATGCCCATCCGCCGTTCTGCTGCCGTTGTTCTCGCGTTGCTGGCGGCCGCCTGCGCGCCCGCCCAGCCGGCGCTGGCTCCCGTGCCCGCGGCGGGATCGACCGTCGTCCGCACACCCACGCCCAAGCCCATCGCCGTGGAGCTGGACAGCATCTTCAATGACACGCTGTTCGCCAACGCGCACTGGGGCGTGCTGGTGAAGTCCATGCGCACGGGCGAGACGGTGTACGCGCACAACGCGGGGCGGATGTTCGTCCCGGCGTCCAACATGAAGATCGTCACCGCCGCGGCCGCGCTGGAGGCGCTGGGCCCCGAGTACCGCTACCGGACGCGGGTGGCCGCGGCGGGCCCGGTGAGCGGTAGCGTGCTGCGCGGCGACCTGGTGGTGCTGGGCTCGGGGGATCCGAGCATCTCGGAGCACATGATGGGCGACGTGCGGACGGTCTTCCGCGCCTGGGCCGATTCGCTGCGTACGCACGGCGTCACGCGGGTGACGGGAAACGTGCTGGGCAACGACGACGTGTTCGATGACGTGCCGTACGGGCGGGGGTGGGCCTGGGACGACACGGACGCGCCCTACTCGGCCGAGGTCGGCGGCCTGATGATGAACGAGGGATTCGTCACCGTCCGCGCCGAGCCCGCCGGGGGACCCACGGCGCGGGTGACGGTTCGCCCGGCGGCGCAGGGATGGGTAGACGTGAGCGGGACGGTGGCGGTCGGGGCGGCGGACTCGCAGGCCACCTTCCGCGTGATCCGCGCCGACCAGGGCGGCGGGCTGACGGTGTCGGGCTCCATCCCCGCGGATACGGCGTTCGTGGAGGAATCCATCGCCATCCGCAACAACACGGCGTTCTTCGCGGCGGCGCTGCGGCACGCGCTGGTAGAGGCGGGCATCCGCGTGGACGGCGGCGCATACGACGCGGACCAGCGGGAGGGGGCACCTGGAACGCACACCCTGCTCTTCACCCACACCTCCCCGCCGATGGCGGAGATCCTGGCGGCGTTCATGAAGCCCAGCCAGAACCAGATCGGCGAGGTGTTGCTGAAGACGCTGGGCGCGGAGCTGCGGGGGATGGGATCGGCAGGCGCGGGGATCGCCGTCGTGGACAGCCTGGCGCGTGCGTGGGGAATGCCGCCGCGTCTGCTGGCGCAGGCGGACGGCTCGGGGCTGTCGCGCTACAACCTGGTCGCGCCCGCGTTCCTGGTGGCGCTGCTGGAGCGCGAGTCGCGCAGCCCGCACGCGCAGGTGTTCGCGGCCTCGCTCCCCATCGCCGGGCGCGACGGCACGCTGGCCAGCCGCATGCGCGGCACTCCGGCGGAGGGGAACCTGCGTGCCAAGACGGGCACCCTGTCCGGCGTTCGCTCACTCTCCGGCTACTTCACCACCGCCGCCGGCGAGCCGATGGTGTTCTCCATCCTGATGAACCACCACACCCTCAGCTCCCGCGACGTGGACCGCGTGGCCGAAGCGGCGATCATGAGGGTGATCGCGCACGGAACGCGGTAGATCGTCTCAGACGGAGCCACGGGGAACAGAGAGCCGCGGAGAGCATTCGTGCTCCTCCGCGGCTCTCCCATTCGCTTGGTGGCGGATTAAGCGCCCTTTGCGCCGTGGCGTTTGTTCCAGCTATCGTGTGCGCCCGCGTAACCAGACGAGGGCGCCATGTACCTGTTCTTCTTCGATGGAAGTGGCAACACCGGGGCGGACCTGACGCACCCCACGATCACGATCAACTACCTGGTCGGGCTCGCGATCCACAGCGACCAGGCGCGTCCTCTCGAGGATGCCGTGACCGCCACTCTCGAAGGGCGGTTCGGATCTGCATGCCACGCGTCCGGCTTCGAGTGCAAGGGTAGCGACATGTACCGAGGCGAGGGCCCATGCGCCGCGTTGAAGCCTGCCGATCGAATCGCCCTGTACCAAAGCATGGTCGATCTGCTGCCTCGCTTCGGCGTCCAGGTGATCTGGCATGGCATCCACAAGCCCGCGCTGGCGGCGCGGTATCCCAAGCCCATGCACCCGCACAAGCTGGCGTTCCTCTTCTTCGCGGAAGACGTGGAGCGCTTCCTTCGCGCCAAGCGCAAGTACGGGCTGTTGGTCTCGGACGAGGAGAAGTCGGTGGAACAGCAGGTGATCGAGGACCTGCCGAGATACAAGCAACTGGGTACCGGCTTCGGACATCAGCCCATCGACCTCACCCGGATCATCGACAACGTTCACTGGGTGAAATCCCACAACAGCCGCCTGCTCCAACTGGCGGACAACTGCGCGTTCCTTTGCCAGCGATACCAGCGGGACAAGAACAAGAATACCCAGCAGGCGCTCGCAGTGAAGCGCCTCTGGGCTACGGTGGAGAAGCAGGTTTGGAGGGGCCGGGTGTGGCCCTAGAATACACGTGCGCAGCCGGGGCTTTCGCTTGGGGCTCCACCAGTGCGGTGCCCACTCCCGGCTGCGCTTTACGTGTTACCGAATACTAATCCGACCGACGGCTTCCGTCAAGCGCGTCCGCTTCCCCGTCCCTGATGAGCGCCGCAGTACTCGGATCGCGTGCCTTCAGAGCCGCGGGTCGCCCCGCGGCCCGGGCGAGGGCGGGGGGTGGCCGCCGGACGAGGACGACTGCGGGCCCATGGAGCGCTGAACCGAGTGGGCGATCTGCTCCATCTTCTGTACCCGGTTGTTCAGGCGCCCCACCAGGATGCGCGTGGCGCGCAGGTCGTGGTTGCTCTCGATGAGCATTAGCCCCATGTCGGCCGCGCCCCAGAGCAGGCCGGCGAACACGATCAGACGCGTGGCTTCGATCAGCAGCCGCGGGATGGCCGCGTTGCCCTGCTGCACCAGGCCGATGACGATCTCCGCCACCAGCAACAGGATCAGCAGCAGCGCCAGGATCTTGAACATCCGCGCGATGTACCGGAGGCCTGCATGCGGCTCCAAGTCTTCATCGCGCACGTCCATCTGAGGCGTGCGCGCGCCCTCGTCTTCATCGCGCGCATCGCGCCGCTCCGTGTGGAGTCCCGCGTTACGTCCGTCGTCCACCACCGTTGGCTCCTGAGGTCACGAGGATCCGGGCGCCAGCCGCCCGTTCACCAGCGGGCGCGATAGCCCCGCGTGTCGATGTGCACCATGCCCTGGTGCCCCCCGGTGGGGGGATAGTAGTGCATCCCCCCCACCAGGTTGGGGTACTTGCGTTCCACCCGGTCGACGGCCTGGCCGATCACCCGCGCGTCCGACAGGTTGATGCTGCCGTCGCCGTTCAGGTCGTCCATGATGCCGTTCTCGTCGTTGTCGATGGCGATGTCCATGGCGTCGCCGTACATGTGGCGCGAAAGCTTGCCGCGCCCCGCCGTGTTGCCGCCGCCCGCGTTGTACGCCGGCGTGCGGAAGCCGCTGACGGCGAAGATGTTCTTCACCGGGTGCCCCATGCTTTCCAGCTCCTGCACCACCAGCTCGATCTTGTCGAGGATGGGCGGCTGCACCACCACGTACTTGGGCCACACCCCTTCCTGGCCCTTGGTGATGAAGTCCTTGAGCTGAATGTGCTCCGAGAGCCAGGTTTCCTTGTTCGCCTGCGTCACCTCGATCATCCCCGCCGGCGGGCGGTAGATGGGGTTGGTGGCGCCGCCCTGCTCGTTGGGCCAGTTGCCGATGCGGTAGTTGCCGATGCGCCCGCCCTGCTTGCGCGAAAGCGGCACCAGGGTGATCACGCTCACGGTAGAGGCGGGGCGGATGGCGTCGCGCACCCGCAGCGCCAGGTTCCAGATTCCCGACTCGCCGGGCGCCTGGCTGGCCGGCACCTCCGACGCCGCGCCCGTTCCTCCCGCGCCGTCGGTGGGGCGAAGCACGATCTGGGCGCCTTCCGGAAGCGTGTCGGCCCCGGGCACCTGCAGCGTTTCGCCGGGTGCCAGGATCTCCACCTTCACGGCGCCGCTCAGGCCGCCTACCTGTTCCTGGAAGTCCTCCTCGAAGGAGCGGACGAACTCATCCACGAGGAACGCGGGCTCCGGCGCGGCGTCGGACGCCAGCGGGCTTCGCAGGATCTGCGAGGTGATGCTGGCGACCGCGGGCTGGTTGAGGTCCAGGTCCGCGCGCGGCGCAAAGCCGATGGTGTACACCCACCCGGTCAGGAACAGCCCCACCAGCAGCGTAGCGACGCGGTTGAAGTGCCGCTCCTGCTGTGGCTTGAGGCCGGACCGCTCCCACCGGGAGTGGGGCTCCGTCCAGAGCGGAAACAGGTAGTCGTCGCGTGCGTATTCCATAGACGTTGCGGGTCCTTCATCATCCGTGCCGGGGCGGTGCCCGGCGTTTGGAGGCATCCAGTCGCAATCTCCCGGCCAGTGTGGGGGAGTGCGTTAGTGCGTTAGTGCGGGAGTGCGGGAGTGCGGGAGTGCGGGAGTGCGGGAGTGCGGGTCGGCTGGCGGGGCGGGCCATCTGTCATCCAGAGGCGCGAGCGCACCGAACCCGCCCGCACGCTGGACCGTCGGACGCATTTCAGCCCGGGCGCGGCAGCGGCACGGAGCCTTGGGTCTCGGCTCGGCGCCGGGGTTGCCCCTCCCCCGGCCCCTCCCCGCACAAACTGCGTGCGGAGAGGGGAGAACTTCGATCATGGTCCGCCGCTTGGGCGCGTGCGGCGGGCGCCCCCCCATCCCCAGCCCCTTCCCCCGCCAACTGCGCGGGGGAAGGGAGCCAGCCCATTTGCGCGCGGCGGGGATCGTGATCGGACCAGGCGTGCTGGGGTATGTGGCGTTTCGAAATAGGCCGGCGCATGCCGCGGCTGCCCTCTCCCCCGGCCCCTCTCCCGCGAGCGGGAGAGGGGAGAATTCGAGTGCGCTTCGGCCGGGTTTCGCGCACTCGTCTGGTGTGTACCCCCTCGCCCACGCTGTTTGTGGGAGAGGGTGGCACGCGTGTCAGCGCGGCCGGGTGAGGGCCCCACGGCAGCCGAGGTGCCTCTCTCGTACGATTCTCGCGACGTAAGTGCCGCGTGAATTCGTGATCTCAATCCTCGGGAGGAACGCGATGCTGGGCAGGCTGTCGATCTTGATTTCCGCGCTGGTGCTCGGCGCGTGCGCTACCCGGCCGGCGGTAGAGGGGACCACGGGCAGCCAGGCGCACGTGGATGCGATGGTGCGCGAGCACGCCGGGCACACG
This sequence is a window from Longimicrobium sp.. Protein-coding genes within it:
- a CDS encoding GNAT family protein produces the protein MKLEPVVLQGRHVRLVPMTLDHVPALWEASDPELWRLTTSQVHAEDDMRRYVQAALDGQARGTALPFVTLDAAGERVIGSTRYGSIEAAHRRVEIGWTWISSPWQRTAVNTEAKYLMLRHAFETLGCIRVELKTDVLNERSRRAILRIGAREEGILRKHAITEAGRIRDTVYFGIVDDEWPSVKARLEAML
- a CDS encoding DUF1499 domain-containing protein, with the translated sequence MVDLDDASRRRVHPVALAGLMLALLAALLLFLSGPGTRMGFWHFRTAFKMMGWAAYAGGAAALVSIAGLALARGRGRALAAAGLVIGALMLYLPWSWRNEAMKYPGIHDITTDVANPPAFVAIAPLRKDAPNPPEYAGDSIARQQLEAYPDIKPLMLAMPVDSAFTLALETVRDMGWELVDQNRRDGRIEGTATTPFMGFKDDVVVRVSSASGISRVDVRSKSRIGRGDVGANARRIRAYLDKLRQSDPAPVRAE
- a CDS encoding DUF3800 domain-containing protein, whose amino-acid sequence is MYLFFFDGSGNTGADLTHPTITINYLVGLAIHSDQARPLEDAVTATLEGRFGSACHASGFECKGSDMYRGEGPCAALKPADRIALYQSMVDLLPRFGVQVIWHGIHKPALAARYPKPMHPHKLAFLFFAEDVERFLRAKRKYGLLVSDEEKSVEQQVIEDLPRYKQLGTGFGHQPIDLTRIIDNVHWVKSHNSRLLQLADNCAFLCQRYQRDKNKNTQQALAVKRLWATVEKQVWRGRVWP
- a CDS encoding TVP38/TMEM64 family protein; this encodes MTAGPEPATPPSPRRRRGGRWKKVVLASVMLGGLAAFFALGGHRYLTLESLKENRATLLAYTQRHFVTMLLLAFAVYVVATALSFPGGILMSFAVGFLFGRWIGTALVVVAASIGATLAFLSARYLFADAVRRRMGPRLKRMARRFEEDGFNYILFTRLVPAFPFWLMNLVPAFTPVKVRTFFAATAIGILPGSFVFVNVGESLSEIESASDLVSGQTLIALGMLGVLSLAPIAWKRRRTRKLKEKNG
- the dacB gene encoding D-alanyl-D-alanine carboxypeptidase/D-alanyl-D-alanine endopeptidase, which gives rise to MMPIRRSAAVVLALLAAACAPAQPALAPVPAAGSTVVRTPTPKPIAVELDSIFNDTLFANAHWGVLVKSMRTGETVYAHNAGRMFVPASNMKIVTAAAALEALGPEYRYRTRVAAAGPVSGSVLRGDLVVLGSGDPSISEHMMGDVRTVFRAWADSLRTHGVTRVTGNVLGNDDVFDDVPYGRGWAWDDTDAPYSAEVGGLMMNEGFVTVRAEPAGGPTARVTVRPAAQGWVDVSGTVAVGAADSQATFRVIRADQGGGLTVSGSIPADTAFVEESIAIRNNTAFFAAALRHALVEAGIRVDGGAYDADQREGAPGTHTLLFTHTSPPMAEILAAFMKPSQNQIGEVLLKTLGAELRGMGSAGAGIAVVDSLARAWGMPPRLLAQADGSGLSRYNLVAPAFLVALLERESRSPHAQVFAASLPIAGRDGTLASRMRGTPAEGNLRAKTGTLSGVRSLSGYFTTAAGEPMVFSILMNHHTLSSRDVDRVAEAAIMRVIAHGTR